From a region of the Micromonospora tarapacensis genome:
- a CDS encoding alpha-amylase family protein → MADRWYSEAVVYCLDIDTYADSDGDGVGDIRGLIGRLDYLARLGVTCLWLHPIHPSPNDDDGYDVTDFYNVDPRFGTLGDFAELLHQARNRGIRVIIDLVVNHTSDQHPWFVSARSSPDSPYRDWYVWSDHEPADRHQGMVFPGEQHETWTYDRTAKAWYYHRFYRFQPDLNTTNPAVRAEIQKIMSFWIQLGVAGFRMDAVPFIIERTEPGDPNPELDFEFLTELRQHVQWRRGDAVLLAEANVEPDELPAFFGDRGGSANRLHMLFDFMLNGRLMLALARQDPEPVIEALRDTPALPVGGQWATFLRNHDEIDLSRLTTEQRNQVYEQFGPEEDMRIYDRGIRRRLAPMLNNDRRRVELAYSLQFSLRGTPVLRYGEEIGMGEDLSLPGREAIRTPMQWSHQPNAGFSTAEPEKLVRPVIDKGEFAYDKVNVTLQRRDRTSLLAWFERMIRTLREAPEIGSGSTTHIDVPMPPGVLAHRADGPTGTMVFLHNLGTTDAEVDLSQLQPEADLPVDVLADRNYDDVGKLDKLKVAGYGYRWIRLCRSWSSCAGRGVG, encoded by the coding sequence CTATCTCGCCCGGCTGGGCGTGACCTGCCTCTGGCTGCACCCCATCCACCCGTCGCCCAACGACGACGACGGGTACGACGTGACCGACTTCTACAACGTCGACCCCCGTTTCGGCACTCTCGGCGACTTCGCCGAGCTGCTGCACCAGGCACGCAACCGGGGCATCCGCGTGATCATCGATCTGGTGGTCAACCACACCTCCGACCAGCACCCCTGGTTCGTCTCCGCCCGCTCGTCACCCGACTCGCCGTACCGCGACTGGTACGTCTGGTCCGACCACGAGCCGGCCGACCGCCACCAGGGCATGGTCTTCCCCGGTGAACAGCACGAGACGTGGACCTACGACCGCACCGCGAAGGCCTGGTACTACCACCGCTTCTACCGGTTCCAGCCGGACCTCAACACCACCAACCCGGCGGTACGCGCCGAGATCCAGAAGATCATGTCGTTCTGGATCCAGCTCGGGGTGGCCGGCTTCCGGATGGACGCGGTGCCGTTCATCATCGAGCGGACCGAGCCGGGCGACCCGAACCCGGAACTGGACTTCGAGTTCCTCACCGAGCTGCGCCAGCACGTGCAGTGGCGACGCGGCGACGCCGTACTGCTCGCCGAGGCGAACGTGGAGCCGGACGAACTACCCGCCTTCTTCGGCGATCGGGGCGGCTCGGCGAACCGGCTGCACATGCTCTTCGACTTCATGCTCAACGGCCGGCTGATGCTGGCCCTGGCCCGGCAGGACCCGGAGCCGGTGATCGAGGCGCTGCGGGACACCCCGGCCTTGCCGGTGGGCGGGCAGTGGGCCACCTTCCTGCGCAACCACGACGAGATCGACCTGTCCCGGCTCACCACCGAACAGCGCAACCAGGTGTACGAGCAGTTCGGCCCCGAGGAGGACATGCGCATCTACGACCGGGGCATCCGCCGCCGGTTGGCGCCGATGCTGAACAACGACCGGCGGCGCGTCGAGCTGGCGTACTCCCTGCAGTTCTCGCTGCGGGGCACGCCGGTGCTGCGCTACGGCGAGGAGATCGGCATGGGGGAGGACCTGTCGCTGCCGGGGCGGGAGGCGATCCGTACCCCGATGCAGTGGTCACACCAGCCCAATGCCGGCTTCTCCACCGCGGAGCCGGAGAAACTGGTCCGCCCGGTCATCGACAAGGGAGAGTTCGCCTACGACAAGGTGAACGTCACCCTCCAGCGCCGGGACCGCACCTCGCTGCTGGCCTGGTTCGAGCGGATGATCCGTACGCTGCGGGAGGCCCCGGAGATCGGCTCCGGCTCGACCACCCACATCGACGTGCCGATGCCCCCGGGAGTGCTGGCGCACCGGGCCGACGGGCCGACCGGGACGATGGTCTTCCTGCACAACCTCGGCACCACCGACGCCGAGGTGGACCTCAGCCAGCTCCAGCCCGAGGCGGACCTGCCCGTCGACGTGCTCGCCGACCGCAACTACGACGACGTCGGCAAGCTCGACAAGCTCAAGGTGGCCGGCTACGGCTACCGCTGGATCCGGCTCTGCCGCTCCTGGTCCTCCTGCGCAG